The Suricata suricatta isolate VVHF042 chromosome 13, meerkat_22Aug2017_6uvM2_HiC, whole genome shotgun sequence nucleotide sequence GAGACATATATTTGTAAGAAAAcgaggcagaggggagaaaaaaagaaaagcaaaaaggaagagaatgctAAACATGAAATGCAGGAGGGTGGCTCTccctgggtgtggggagggcGGGATGGCAGTGAGGGCGTGCAGCGTGCTGTCCCTGACACTCTGCGTCTCAGTCTGGGTTTTGCGCACATGGAACTCCATGATTATTCATTCCCATTTGAATGCTGACATGCATCTTCTATTATCTACTCTCTATTAAAGAAACAGACCTCTTTTAGCCTACCTAGgcattgatttttattatatatctgCTGCTCTATTCAGTACCTGCTTGTGATCATTGCTAAGTTGGTGTTCTTATAGATCAACGTCATCAAAAAGGGCGGAATGTAAGTCACTTgtgtgattttaaattttctagtagccacattcaaaagagtaaaaagaaacaggaaaaaaattttaaccattttatgtAACCCAGTGTTTCTGAAATAGTATATTTTCAGCATATAACCAGCATACAAATCCTTAAAGacatattttgattcttttttcttactaCCGTGCATCTCAGTTTGGAATGGTCACAAATCAAGTGCTCAATGGCCACACTGAGGTAGTGGCCACCATACTGGACAGTCCAGACTGAGAACAACACTTCAAACATCAATTAAACCCAGCCTGTGCTACCATACTGCATGTGACTAGGGTGAATGTTCAACGACGCCattgacctgagcaaaatcagaCTGAGCAACATGGGCAGCCACATTCACGCAAACACAGGCCATGACGATAGTCCTGATGGTCACTGGGCCAGCTGTGAGGCCCCCACTGGTTGTAAAATGTACCCTGATTTTCAGGGAGGTTCAAGTGTGAAGCTGATACAATACAGAGGTCACAATGCGAAACTTGTGGAATATGGACTGGTTATTACTAGGAAGCCTAAGGATGAGGTGTGGAGATGAGGCTGGCCGCGTCCAAGAAAACGAACCTGGAACTCAAATGTTAGATTCAGGGGAAGAGCTCACTGAaggcagggttttgttttgttttgttaatttttttaatgtttgttaattttttaagagagagacagagcaagagtgggggaagggcagagagagagacacagaatcttaagcaggctccaggctctgagctagctgtcagcacagagcccaatgcggggctcgagcccatgaatcacaagatcatgacctgatccgaagtcgatgctcaaccgactgagccacccacatgcccctgaaGGTGGTTTCTGTCACCTTGTCAGGCTGCTGGAGCATGGGTTAGGCTCTAAGAGGGCCAGTGAGCCCAGACCACAGGAGAGCATATCTCCATGAAGAGCCCAAGCGGACACTCTCAGAGACTCAGAACCCCTAAGGGCTCCCGCCACCCTGATCTCGCCTGCGCACATTCTACCCTGTGAGTTATGTGTGTTGGAGAGTGGGTGTTTTTGCAAAGCCACACCTTTCCTCTGTAAGACCCTGCATGCTTGCCCTCTCCAgcattttctttgctgttttggtTGTAGAGGTAAGTTTATACTTTAACAACTAACTCCTTTATTTTCATTGggtcaagagggagagagaaaacgcTCCATGACCAGTTTTGTATATCAAAAAATATTCCTAAGAGTAAGAACTGTTTCAGATATTGTTCCAAGTACCCTCAGAAGGGCCCATCTGTGACTGAGCACATAAGTAACACTGCAGACTCAAGACACAAGGTTATCTTTCTTTCCCATGTGTACACCTTTCTCCTCAAAACAGGAAGTCAGCCATGTCCTAACAGAACTGTTttgacattacaaaaaaaagcaTGCTTGCTGTATACAAACTTCGAACAAGATGTACACTATTCGTCAACAGTAGGGAGCAAATCTCCCCGTTCATCCCCTTCCTATTCCCTCTCTTCTGTTGAAATTGGCACACGTCCTTCCAGATGATTTGCTATGAGCTGACAACAGTGTTCATTACCCATGTCATACACAGAACTATTTCTCTGCTACATGAAATACATATGTGGCTTTATTCTTGTATGTGCGAAATCATTGTACAATGACCATTAACATTTATGGAGCATATTTTAGTGACATGTTTCTCCACACAGAGCCACACtgctcctttaaaaatgtaagtaagtGCCTGTCACGGGGCCTGCAGTGACTCCCCAGTTCCCTCTGAGGAAAGCCAAAGTTCCGTGTCTGCCTGCAAGGCCCCAGGGCATcaggccctcctccctcctctctgccctcttcccctcgCTTCCTCTGTTCCAGTCCTCCTGGAACCTGCTCTTCCTCCAGTCAGCCAAGAATCCGGCCCTTGCCCTGGCTGGTCCCTGGGTGGGAGCCTCCCGTTATTCTCAGGGCTCACACCTCCTACACATCTTTGCCCCACAGCACTCCCAACACGCCTTGTCCCTGttatattttacttcctttacAGCACGCACACTTTGAACatatcaattcatttattttcaaatttttatttatttatttatttttaaacatcacaagattttttatttgtcaCCATTAAATGTCTGAATATTAAACAGATTCTTGGACTGGTGGCTCATATCCACCAGCTCGTTCAACTTTAGCACCGGTCTCATCCCCAGGAGCTTTTCCAGAACTACTACCTTCACCATGAAGCTCCACGAGCTTTCCCAATTCAAACTTGGGTTTCTTgagcatttttacttttctaacgAAGACATCATGAAGTGGGTAAATGGACTGACAAGCCTTCTCTATGTCTTTTCCGATGCTGTCTGGAATCAATATATTGACCACTTCTTTCAAGTCATTTGTCTGcacctctcaggtcatgatttccatcATCTTTTTCCGAATTTGGTGGACCTGTTGGTGCTGAGCATAAGAGGTCTTCCGAATCTGATTGTTGCGTTTTTCAGTAAAACCGACACAAAAGAGATGAAGCAAATACCCATCGATAGTCTTGACGTCAACATGAGCCTCAATCATGGTCTGCCATTTTTTGACCATGGAGCACATTTTGTCCCGGGTAAGATCCATGCCATGGAAATTAGTCAGGCATTTTTGCCCTGAACATCTTCAGTAATCAGCTTGAATTTCCTAAACGCAACTTCATCATTCTGCAGATCAGCAAGGCTTACTTTAAACACACGACCCTTGAGGCCATCAGATGCGATGTTGGTTCCTTGAGTTCTCGTGACTAGtgtttttccaatatttattatattaaacatTGCCGGTGATTTTACATCATACcaatctttctttgaaaatggatCAACCACTTTCTTCTTGGCTCCCTTTTTGCCGCCTTTCATAAGGCACTTGTTCTTGCTGCCCGCCATGGCGCTGCTGAGGGAGCCAAAaggtcaaatttttatttaaattctagttaacatacactgcaatatggatttcaggagtagaattcagcaatttatcacttatatacaacacccagtgcttatcacaagtgtcCTTAATATCCATcccccatgtagcccatcccccacccaccgccCTCTGTCAACACTCTTTATTCTCTAAGAGTCTCTTagagtttctttccctctctctctctttcccccttcccatatgttcatcagttttggttcttaaatttgacatatgaatgaaatcgtatggtatttgtctttctctgacttatttcacttagcataatacactctagctccatccatgtcattgcaaatggcaagatttcattcttttgaatgaaagtaatattatatatattatatacatattataatatatataccatttctttatccattcattagtcaatggacatttggggtatCTCTATAGTTTGACTGTAGTTgactattgctgctataaacatcggggtgcacatgctccttcaaatctgtattttcctatcctttggataaatatctagtagtgcagttgatgggtcatggggtagttctactgttaactttttgaagaagctccatactgttctccacagtggctgccccagtttgcattcccaccgacagtgcaaagagggtttctccttctctgcatcctcacagacatctgttgttgtctgaggtgttcattttagccaccctgacaggtgtgaggtaatgcctcatcatggttttgatttgtatttccctgatgatgagtgatagtGAGCgtctttgcatgtgtctgttggccatctggatgtcttctatggaaacatgtctatacatgtcttctgcccatgtcttccctggtttattttttggatgttgagtattaattcatttattatatatatgactTTCTGTGTGCCTCCCTGTGCTGGAATGTAAACTTCATAGGAGCAGaaatatttgttctgtttttcagtgTATCCCAAGGGACGAAACTGTGCCTGGTTaataataggtgttcaataaattatttgtaagtattttagaaatttttcctTTACACTTTATTTGCCTTTGTATTCCTAAGGCTTAgtccagtgcctgacacattaTAAACACTAACTGTTGGTGGATTAATGCTGTCTTACAGACAAAAATTCggtcaagaaggaagaaaggaaagagagaaatagaaagaaaaataggaaagagtgGACACAGACTTCCAGTGAGCGCCATCTGGTGGCACAATAGTACCAGCAGGCTCCCTGGGCACAAAAGAACAGATTTCATTGTGGGAATAAGATAAACTAAtacctttagttttttaaaagagtttattctatttttttattaagattttattttgggggctcctgggtggctcagtcggatgggcgaccgactcttgattttggctaaggtcatcatgacctcatggtccgtgagttcgagccccatgccaggctctgctctgatagcgcagaacctggttgggattctctgtctccctctctctctctgcccttccccttctcaatctctttctctctctccctctctctctctctctctcaaaataaataaacattaaaaaaagattttattcttaagtaatgtctacacccagagtgggactcaaacttacaaccccaagatcaagagtcacatgctccactgactgacccaaTCAGGAGCTCCTatagtaatatatttatttatttatttagttagttagttagttaaatctttattttgagagagagcaggggaggggcacagcgaaggggggaaagaggctccaaagcagactccgaactgacagcagtgagcccaacaggggacttgaacccacaaaccatgagatcatgcatggcCCGagttgaagttgaatgctcaactgactgagccatgtaggcaccccCGGATATTTTTTAtcaatacagttgacccttgaacaccaGGAGTTTGAATTGTGTGGGTCTACTTATATGCAGATTCTCTTAATGGAGTACaatgctgtaaatgtattttctcttccttatgatcttagtaacatttcttttctctagctaattttattgtaagaatacagtatataatacatagaacACCTAAATAGGTGTTAATTGTTTATCAGTAAGGCTTTTCCACTGTGTGGTGGGTCGACCCCTCAAATCCCCCATTGCTCAAAGGtcaactacattttatttatttattttttaagtctaattatttatttttgaaacagagagtacaggcagaagaggaacagagagagacacacagaatctgaaacggcttcaagctctgaggtcccagaaatcatgacctgagctggaatcacaagtcagatgcttaaccagctgagccaccacaCACCCCAGAAGTTAATCAGGCTTCTTATTAGAGTCATTGCAGTAAGTTTGGAAAGAATAGGTAAGATGGTTTTTAAGAATCAGTTTCAAAATGAAGGAGTAGTTAAGAGTTGAGATGGATAAAAATGAGGACTGTAAAAACGACAttagaatttattaaaaagttagtATTGCCTTCGAGAATgcaattttgggggtgcctgcgtggctcagttggttatgcgtctgacttcagctcaggtcatgatctcgaggtttgtgagttcaagccccacatcaggctgtctgctgctgtcagcacagagcttgcttgggatcctctccccccaacccccaacacttcctctctctctctcaaaaataaacaaaaaaagaaaaaaaaaagaatgtaatttgtggggggagggacagtTAGACTTAGCTGGTTCagtcagggtcataagttcaagcccatgtGTAAAgattaccaaaaaacaaaacaaaatcagttttGATTCACCAAGCAGAGAGAATGTTAAATGTCATTATACACGATAATATAAAAGTAATGAGTGCAGAAGTAAAAGAGAGATAAACTTGAAAGCTAGTGATAagacaggagaaaagagaagttatttttctctcaaatggAAGTTTACACGtttataaagaaggaagaaaccatTGAGGAGTATCAGATTGAAGAAAAGGGAATGGCGgagaagcaaaggagagaaagagaagttgtGTCCCCAAGGCCAGGGAAATATTCCACAAGAGTAACAAAGAGGAGAGACTAGCCCCGCCCCAGGTGGGAGAAAGAGCACACTATCATTGGATGAACAGGGAACCTTTCTTTCTGGATCAGAGGGGAAGGTGAAGAGTTGGGGGTGCGCACAATAGGAGCAGAGGATGCTACTCAGGAGTTCCTGTGAGATGCCCTGGCCCTTCTCAGGAAAGTCAGAATTTATGGTGGGAATTTCTAGGAACAGCAATAGATGAAGAGAAATGCTGACGAGCCCCTGCAGAGGCTCCTGCACTGGCTCTATTTCTCCAGGAACACTCTCCGTTAGAAGCTGGATTAGAGGGAatctaggggcgcccgggtggctcagtcagttgggcgtccaactttggctcaggtcatgatttcatggtcagtgagttcaagccctgcatcaggctctatgctacagctcagagcctggagcctgcttcggattctgtgtctccctctctctctgctcctcccccactcctgctccatctctctctgcctctcaagaatgaataaatgttagaggcgcctggtggctcattcggttaagcatctgacttcagctcaggtcatgatctcacagtctgtgggctcgagccccgtgtcaggctctgtgctgacagctcagagtctggagcctgcttcggattctgtgtctccatctctccctgcccctctccctctcacactctgtctctctgtctctctgtctctctgtctctctgtctctctctctctctctcaaaataaaataaagacataaaaaaatgaataaatgttaaaaatttttattttaataaatagataaaggacTAATCTAAGGGTTAGTCATTGGCTTGCCTCCAGCCAAGGGCCTAAAGCGAGAAGTAGGTTAGTGAAGTCAGCATCAGAATGGAGAAAAGCATCTTTAGCGAATGGTCTGTTAGTAGCATTCTGAATCCTGACCCTTCAACAAGAGGGAGGTGTCGTCAATAATAATTCTACAAAGAGACTCAGCAAGAATCTCATCTTTCTTGTGTCCCATTCCCTGCTGTCAATCTCCTGGTAATGAAACGAGTACACATTTCTCAGATATTGCTTTGAATATATGTATAAAGCGTTGCAAGACTGGCCTCTGAAGCTGGAAATCACTTGTCTGCATCAGCAATTCTGATTAAGTTCCACATGCATGTGTAGTTGGGGGTTAAGTCAAGCCTTCTttaaggggaggagaagggaaaaaatatacaGTCGTGGGAAAAGGCAGCCCTCTCATGGTGGGAAGCACACTGGAAGACAGAGGTCTGCCTGGGAGATGCTGAGAGGTTAGATGAAGTAAGTTAGAGAAATCGTTTCCTTTGCAAGAACGAACAAAAGCACAGTCAAACCTACTTTAACTGGTGGTGATAGACGTGTCTATAAAGCCACCATACAAATGTAGGAAAGGGAGTCATCATGCTGCATCATATTGCCTTTTTGGGGGTCATAGATATTGATATAGTGACTGTTATGTATttggatatatgtatatgtattgtacatatatatttgcatatatttattatggatttttccttttttaaatttatgtttttatttattattgagacagagagaaacagagcatgagtggggaggggcagagagagagggagacacagaatctgaagcaggtttcaggttctgagctgtcagtacaaagcccgatgcggggctcaaacccatgaaccatgagatcatgacctgagccaaagtcagccgcttaactggctgagccacccaggcgccactggattcttcttcttcttcttttttttttttaatatttacttttgagagacagagcatgtgtgagcagaggaagggcagagagagagggggacagaggatcagaagcaggctctatgctgacagcaagcCTGATgtaacgtgaggctcaaacccacaaaccacaagattagatctgagccaaagttagatgcacAACCAATTGACCCACCAGGTGCCTCCATTCTGGATTTTCCTGTTTTGCTGGGAACAGAGGAAGAACCCAATTGTTTTTGCTTCACCCCAAACACTTTTGGTTCTTCTCTGATACTCATCCCAGTCACTCCAGCTACGAGTCAGGATACAGTGGTTTCCAGGAGGATATTTCCCCTCTTACGTTCCCTTATTTCCAACAAGGGTTTCACTGGAATATATTAAACCAAGAATGTGAGGTATTGTGGGTTTATCTAGtatttattgctgtgtaacagtCCACTCAAACCTCAGTGTTTTGAAACAACTatacttaattataaaaaatttttaatgtttatttattttgagagagagagaatgagcaggggagagagaggagagtaggggagggacagagagagagagggagagagagagaatcccaagtagcacagagcctgatgtggggctcgaactcaagaaccatgagatcatgacctgagctgaaaccaaaagccaggtcttaaccaactcagccacccagtgcCTCTATAGTTTGTTATTCGCTGTAATTTGGAGTTGCCAGCTCAGCTGAGTGGCTGTTGTCCTTCATCTGGGATCATTTGGAGTCACTCATGCAGCTGTGGCCATCTGGAGGCTCGAATAGGGCTGGGTGCTTCAAGATGGGCTTGCTTACATGTCTAGTGGTTGGTGTTGGCTCCCAGTTCCTCACGGTGTGTCCAGAAGGGTAGCTGGACCTCCTTGCATGGTGGCTCGGAATTCCAAGAGTGTGAAGCAGAGCTCCAGAGCTCAAGGCTGAGGCTCTGGCATTCACACAATATTACTTACACCTCATACTGTCATTTCAAAGAAAAGCCCTCATGCAGCTGGTCAAACACAAGCATAAGGGCAGCCCAAGGTCAAATGTGGGAGCAGACTGGACTGCCACTTACTGATCTGACCAACTGTAAAGATTCtatgctgtttctttctttcttcttctttcaaagaatttatttttgagtaatctctatacccaacatgggatcCAAactcaccctgagatcaagagtcacacattctacTGGCTGAGTCAGCTGAGCACCCATCTGTCACCATTTCTGACTCTCACAAAGGGATTAAACACAAGCCCATCTGTAAAACGCATACTGGCATGTCTGACTCAaagcaaattatttcaaaatgttattttattattattagtggcCCTTTCCTcttaaataaaaagcactttTCCTGAGTAACGAATAAGTGAGTTTCTCTGTAGATAAACTGAAAAttgttcaaaatatataatacaaaaatctTAAACAACCCATATAGGATTCATTGAATTAGTCTGAGGGTATATGTCATGTAATAACTTGAGGTATTTCcgagaaaatattttatgggcATGTGAGTAATTTGATAGatgtagaagaagaagaaaatgtaaaatgataaaaaatttaaaaattaatcataagagactcttcaatacaaaggacaaaggacaaactgaggcttgctggagGGAAAGTCGggggggctaaatgggtgacaggcattaaggaggacacttttaGAAATGAGCattggggagtgcctgggtggctcagtcggttgagcatcaggcttcagctcaggtcatgatctcacggtttgtggattcgagccccacatcaggttctgtgctgacagctagctcagagcctggagcctgcttcagattctgtatctccctctctctctgaccctcccctgcttgcactgtctctttctgtctctcaaaaataaataaaaagaaaaaaaaataaaataaaaaaagaaaagaaaagaaatgagcattGGGTTTTATCATACCTACGAGACAAATCACtgtgttctactcctgaaaccaagactacactgtatgttaagtaacttgaattaaaaaaaaaaaaagtgctctacTTATGAAGTTTTAAAGACTATAAAATTGTtaccccaccatcaccaccaccagcctTTGTACTTTGCTGGATGTTTGATCTTACACTTCATCTTCTCTTACACTTGTCAGGAATTCGGGAATAAAATCCCAGCACAATGCTTCTCAACGGGGACACTGATCCAACTGCAGATGAGACAGCAGACAAGTCTCTCAGGTGTTCGGTACGCATTTACAATTCTGTAATAATCTACATGGGAAACTTATATTCAAAAATTGTGGGGATAAATTTTGGAGCTGCTGAATCCCAGAGACAAGCCTGGGCACCACAGGGAATACGAACATTCCTCTTCACTGACTTACACTTTTTTGTCACAGTGATAGGCAGCTCCTCCATGGGCAGGCAAGTGTGAGAGCCACGTTGTCTTCATGATAATGGCAATCATCTGAGAAGGCCATTCACCCATCTTAGCCTGCTCTGTATTTGTTGCTCTTGCACCAAACTGGCTAGGACTGAGGGAAACTCTGCATTGGTCTAAATGATCCAAATCTGAGCTCTCATGTTAGCCTTTTTGGCCTTCCAGTTGAATGGCATATGAATCTTCTTAGGGATAATGGAATGAGTAGGCAAGATGCTgtagaaaatgagattttattcCTTCAGTACAAGATTTTAGATAAGAAAGGTACTCTGAAGAAATATTCATTGTCTTTGCCAACAACTACTACCAAACACTCCACAGATGTAACTCTTTGCTTTGGTAAAATGTCTCAGTGAATAAGGACTATTATAGCTTCCTTTGCACTgcattctagaacattctgaGCTTTTCAGACACCAGGATGAAACTTTGATGTCTATACCACCTGGCTGTGTTTCTTCCTTAAGAGAAATGTAGCCTTCCTCAAAACAAAGGCTGCAACCCCCcacatctttctctctccatggCAACTCATTGAATTTCATGTTGGAAAAGTCTTACAGAGTTTAGAGTCCAAGGCTCATTTCATAATGGAGGTGCCAGTGACATGTCTAAATAATATCCCTTTCTGGGATTGACTAAGAGATTTGACCCTCTGGTCTCTGTTCCACATCTGCCAGATAGGCAGACATATCTTCCCTAAGATAgatgcttctgttttgttttatttttgtttgtttatttattttgaggggggaaaggcagagagagaaagaggtagagacaaccccaagcaggctctgctccacactatcagtgcagagcccagcgtggggcttgatctcacaaaccatgagatcatgacttgagctgaaatcaagaattagacacttaaccgactgagacaccaggcaccccaatgcttcTGTTTTCATGGTTATTTCTTATCCTCCTTATTCTAGGATTTATGAGTCTATTAGACAATTTCATCTTCATCAATCTCATGACTTCCCACTTTTTGTCCTACAGCTACCAGAATTTTATGCATTTCTTGAGAATTTTAATAAGGAGAGCAAGAACTCGACTCTCAAAAAAACGCATGGTATTTCACCTAGTGAAGCACAGAAAATGCTTTGTCAAAATCTGAATACCATGTCATTACCCAGGGGAACTGCTGTGAGGGAACAAGACCTCTGGTCTATTTTCATGTGCACGGTggttagaaaagaagaagagaaaccagaatCGATGACTGAACTACTATACCAAAGCTTGTTGACCATCCCGCCCTCTCCAGTGGAAGGACTCTCCAAATCCCAACAGAGGCTCTTGAAGTGTGGAATTCCTCCTCCTGCACACACTTTTCCTTATGAGATTCTCATCGATCACTCTAGCACCTCATCACCACCCCCCACAGAGAAGACTCAGGGAATTAACATATTACACAGGCTGGGCATTTCCAGGATCATGccaaaaaattttatctttgaacaCAGAATTGCTAAGTACCGCTTAATCGATCCAGGTAATCTAAACAGATGAGTCCATGTGAGACTAAATTAGTGGAAATCTGACTGCAACTTTTACATGGGTTACTGGAGCTGAAATAACCAAATAGTGACCCATGGGAATCTTGCAGTCATGGGGTTCACGACTGATGTGCTTGCCACCTACAATGCCAACGTGAGGTAGAGAACAGAGACTCGAACATTCCAGCGTCAAATCTCAGGTCCAGTCTCAAAAAGGAGTAGTAATAGATGCAGTCCTTACACTTACCTTTGTAACATGAGCCAGTTAAATTTGAACTTGAAAGCACTCATAACTATTCTTTCTTGTTTACATGAACTTAGCCAATTATTTACTAAAAAATGGCTTATTTTTCTCAAGCATCTTGGCTTTAGTGAAATTGAGAGttttttaagatactttttcATGAACCTTTACCTTTTCTTTACTgttacattaacaaaaggaaactcctcccttcatttctgattctttttttaacttttttaatgtttatttatttttgagagagagaggcacagagcgtgagcaggggaggggcagagagagagggagacaaagaatttgaagcaggatcctggctctgagctgttaacacagagcctgatgcagggctccaacccatgaaccatgagataatgacctgagttgaagtcaggttcccaaccgactgagcaacccaggcgcccctggttctGATTCTTTAATAGGGAGGTATTCCTAAGAGACCAAGACTATTCAGAGAAACCTGGAAATATATGGTGGTGAGTTTTAATGAGAAGGGAGTGTTATAAGGTCTCCATTTTCCTTAATTTGAGGGATGTAATAATTTGTAATTCTATGTAGATGTAAAAAACATAACAGATTAAATCAATGATATAAAATACTTGAACCTTTCTCAGGTAGGTTCTTGACTCAAGATAAGACCATTTGCACAGCAAGTATTTTGACAAcaccatttttatattaaaagtcatgggagagacagaggagcacATTTAAAGGC carries:
- the C13H9orf153 gene encoding uncharacterized protein C9orf153 homolog, which codes for MLLNGDTDPTADETADKSLRCSLPEFYAFLENFNKESKNSTLKKTHGISPSEAQKMLCQNLNTMSLPRGTAVREQDLWSIFMCTVVRKEEEKPESMTELLYQSLLTIPPSPVEGLSKSQQRLLKCGIPPPAHTFPYEILIDHSSTSSPPPTEKTQGINILHRLGISRIMPKNFIFEHRIAKYRLIDPEKQFMDLRDLEWRYYKGIVKWKRSTLDSFINIKYDSEKRFVESQGMPGVISPPLVYRSLVIYPQVDYPKNTTSS